In a single window of the Elaeis guineensis isolate ETL-2024a chromosome 6, EG11, whole genome shotgun sequence genome:
- the LOC105046887 gene encoding probable serine/threonine-protein kinase PBL23, giving the protein MGIFSSTKRRGKKMMTCVCCNKPPDENKKQTKKRKTKWSWRIRKERKKKKNGLKSLVGNISFRSNSDKHRSAANEILRVGNENIAARVFKFQELAAATKNFSTSNLLGEGGFGRVYKGCLEGTNEVVAVKQLDRNGFQGNREFLVEVLMLGLLHHQNLVNLLGYCADGDQRILVYEYMPLGSLEDHLLDLSPNKKPLDWYTRMKIAVGAAKGLEYLHDIANPPVIYRDLKASNILLDEDYNPKLSDFGLAKLGPIGDKTHVSTRVMGTYGYCAPEYALTGQLTKMSDVYSFGVVFLELITGRRAIDIKKPTNEQQLVHWAEPLLRDKRKFVQIADPLLKGKFPIKSLYQALAVAALCLHKEASSRPLIGDVVTALQFLINPSNDTAEDSEQSIPEKSSPSNSEIEREIVGNDNVLI; this is encoded by the exons ATGGGGATATTTAGCAGTACGAAGAGGAGAGGAAAAAAGATGATGACATGTGTCTGTTGTAACAAGCCGCCGGACGAGAATAAAAAGCAAACAAAGAAGAGGAAGACAAAGTGGTCATGGAGGataaggaaggaaagaaagaagaaaaagaatgggcTTAAGTCCCTTGTTGGTAACATTTCCTTCAGATCCA ACAGTGACAAGCATAGGTCTGCAGCTAATGAGATTTTACGGGTTGGCAATGAAAATATTGCAGCCCGGGTATTCAAGTTCCAAGAATTGGCAGCAGCTACCAAAAACTTCAGCACCTCAAACCTACTTGGTGAAGGTGGTTTTGGAAGAGTGTATAAAGGATGCCTTGAAGGCACGAATGAA GTTGTAGCAGTTAAACAGCTCGATAGGAATGGATTTCAGGGAAACAGAGAGTTCCTTGTTGAAGTACTAATGCTCGGTCTCCTGCACCACCAGAATCTTGTTAACTTGCTTGGATACTGTGCAGATGGTGACCAAAGGATTCTAGTATACGAATACATGCCACTGGGTTCATTGGAAGATCATCTCTTAG ATCTATCACCAAATAAGAAGCCACTGGATTGGTATACAAGAATGAAAATAGCAGTTGGCGCAGCCAAAGGCCTTGAGTACTTGCATGATATAGCCAACCCACCTGTGATTTACCGTGATTTAAAAGCATCAAATATACTTCTTGATGAAGATTACAACCCGAAGTTATCTGATTTTGGCCTGGCCAAGCTTGGTCCAATTGGAGATAAGACCCATGTTTCTACAAGAGTGATGGGTACTTATGGCTACTGTGCCCCAGAATATGCATTGACAGGCCAGTTAACCAAAATGTCAGATGTATATAGTTTTGGGGTCGTGTTTTTGGAgctcataactggaaggagagccATAGACATCAAAAAGCCAACAAATGAGCAACAACTTGTTCATTGG GCAGAGCCACTCTTGAGAGATAAGAGGAAGTTTGTACAAATTGCTGACCCGTTGCTTAAGGGGAAATTTCCCATAAAGAGTTTATACCAAGCTCTTGCAGTTGCTGCTCTGTGTCTTCACAAAGAAGCAAGTTCTCGTCCGCTAATCGGCGATGTTGTAACTGCTCTCCAGTTTCTGATTAATCCAAGCAATGATACTGCAGAAGACTCTGAACAGTCGATCCCTGAAAAATCATCTCCTTCTAATTCAGAGATAGaaagagagattgttgggaatgacAATGTACTTAtatga